A part of Solea solea chromosome 8, fSolSol10.1, whole genome shotgun sequence genomic DNA contains:
- the nipbla gene encoding nipped-B-like protein A isoform X2, whose product MNGDMPHVPITTLAGIASLTDLLNQLPLPSPLPATTTKSLLYNGRIAEEVTCLLGCRDENLASQLAHGLNQVSTEHIELKDNLGSDEPEGDAPLLLQTMLARNPGIFREKNVMQQPMVPQFKITQNSMHSPAQSANFQPAISPSPSSRFVAPQTGSSSRYMGQQNSPVPSPYTPQSPATGYIQQYQQPPSYNQHQQIQQVSVASPMVPGGIRNIHEVKVSGQMANAANHHSDRHGTEDYLNIVHRLSSEEGDSTMRNPSFPLRSPQSSCSPAGSEGTPKSGSRPPLILQSPPPYAASPREGGPDQKQQSQQRKKTPAVKEEKDMYDIVSSPNKDSKKLTLKLSRVKSNESDPPGEAVSGMDQNSENMEAELGFQQVPVLQQTLAARLQQQQVSQQAGGGSGLQPPSSPVYDEAELDALAEIERIEREAASEKCSKEVQDKDKPLKKRKQDSFPLEPGAGGPGGPTGAPGSGATGGGNAGKLTPQEATAAGNGASRPPLMVSIDLQQAGRADGQLDPCLAAPIPALEAQRWPEEPASGPATLEGSDTALQLKPDGRPEVIKNRVDKHDSRREGRESSKHRNDDKSSDRRGEMPKSSNRGEHGRDRDRESDRDRRHRSETGGRDRRSPDSRCRSDRDRSGFRGSSIGDPSRTSSRQDGSKPASSASGAKLPDSFPAHLLGGHSGALKNFQIPKIKRDKDSSGSNEGQMWGQPKVKLERLGLVKDFEKRPKPVVVLKKLSVDQIQSIIRHSKSGKNRISSGKSGKSKTEKLFGGMDPAVLKELPPELLAEIESTMPLCERVKMNKRKRSTVNEKPKYAEVSSDEDFDANGESARKRQRRQKDQSWEFEERERRGSGEHRKSGQREGRRGSGSRYRDSEEEDSPPPTISEVARKMKMKEKQKKRKAYEPKLTQEELMDSSTFKRFLTSIDNILENLEDVDFTTMADDDEIPQELLLGKHQLHELGSESAKIKAMGISNRIPSDKLVKLLNILEKNIQDGSKLSTLMNYDHDAEDEEKLWRDLIMERVTKSADACLTALNIMTSGHMPKAVYIEDVIERVLQYTKFHLQNSLYPQYDPVYRVDPHGGGLLSSKAKRAKCSTHKQRVIVMLYNKVCDIVSNISELLEIQLLTDTTILQVSSMGITPFFVENVSELQLCAIKLVTAVFSRYEKHRQLILEEIFTSLARLPTSKRSLRNFRLNSSDKDGEPMYIQMVTALVLQLIQCVVHLPSDRDIFEENDSKVDQDVLITNSYETAMRTAQNFLSVFLKKCGSKQGEEDYRPLFENFVQDLLSTVNKPEWPAAELLLSLLGRLLVHQFSNKQTEMALRVASLDYLGTVAARLRKDAVTSKMDQKSIDRILQQSQGNDETQQLQKALLDYLEDNAETDASLVFARKFYIAQWFRDATTEAEKSMRNQNSKDEDSSDGPQHAKELESTGEIMQRAEKRKKFLRNIIKTIPSHFATLKMNSDTVDYEDSCLIVRYLASMRPFAQSFDIYLTQILRVLGESAIAVRTKAMKCLSEVVAVDPSILSRSDMQRGVHGRLMDNSTSVREAAVELLGKFVLSRPQLTEQYYEMLIERILDTGISVRKRVIKILRDICLEQPTFSKITEMCVRMIRRVNDEEGIKKLVNETFQKLWFTPTPAHDKETMTRKILNITDVVSACRDTGYDWFEQLLQNLLKSEEDASYKPAKKACVQLVDNLVEHILKYEESLAENKGVNSTRLVACITTLYLFSKIRAQLMVKHAMTMQPYLTTKCNTANDFMVICNVAKILELVVPLMEHPSETFLATIEEDLMKLIIKYGMTVVQHCVSCLGAVVNKVTHNYKFVWACFNRFYGALNKLKVQHQEDPNSATLVANKPFLLRSLFTVGALARHFDFDLEEFKGPNKVVIKEKVLELLVYFTKHEDEEVKTKAIIGLGFLVIMHPSQMFMPEVKSLYNGILADSSSSINLKIQILKNLQTYLQEEDTRMQEADREWKKLSKKEDLKEMGDISSGMSSSIMQLYLKQVLEAFFHTQSSVRHFALNVIALTLNQGLIHPVQCVPYLIAMGTDPEPSMRNKADQQLVEIDKKYTGFIHMKAVAGMKMSYNLQQAIASSRRSIIRGFRQDETHSALCSHLFAMIRGNRQHRRAFLISLLNLFDDSSKTEVNMLLFVADNLACFPFQSQEEPLFIMHHIDITLSVSGSNLLQTFRELLLKEPRRKEKKVKKVWRNTSDGEGEEEKMNCDSPRSNDEENGNTDDNDEVVRRPKKARKPVADSETSDSGSDLEDLDVDDAEKVMRLLPDNPVGLLDFANAVQGILLLLVLKQHLKNQYGFSDSKIQKYSPTESAKVYDKAVNRKSTVHFHPRQTIDFISNNMAHASLTEDVKKRIVKQYLDFKVLMEHLDPDEEDEEGEASASANIRNKAINALLGGPGPMSGPSPRNQAGPETDDDYSDGDERTPGSSRRSRRADPGHMSEMVDSMDVIALCCPKYKDRPQIARVINKTSSGYSIHWMAGSYSGPWAEAKKRDGRKLVPWVDTIKESDIIYKKIALTSNHKLSNKVVQTLRSLYAAREGGAS is encoded by the exons ATGAATGGGGATATGCCCCATGTTCCCATCACCACTCTTGCTGGGATCGCTAGCTTAACAGACT TGCTGAACCAACtacccctcccttcccctctccccGCTACCACCACTAAGAGCCTCCTCTACAATGGGAGGATCGCAGAGGAGGTTACCTGCCTTTTGGGCTGTCGGGATGAGAATCTGGCCTCCCAGCTAGCCCATGGCCTCAACCAGGTCTCCACTGAGCATAT AGAGCTAAAGGACAACCTGGGTAGCGATGAGCCAGAGGGAGATGCAccactgttgctgcagaccatGCTGGCCAGGAACCCTGGCATTTTCAGGGAGAAAA atGTTATGCAGCAACCAATGGTACCACAGTTCAAGATCACCCAGAATTCCATGCATAGCCCTGCCCAGTCTGCAAATTTCCAGCCTGCAATTTCCCCAAGTCCATCAAG TCGGTTTGTGGCGCCTCAGACTGGGTCCAGTAGTCGGTATATGGGCCAGCAGAACAGTCCAGTACCCAGCCCCTACACTCCCCAAAGCCCTGCCACTGGTTACATACAGCAGTATCAACAACCACCCAGCTATAACCAACACCAACAGATACAACAAG TGTCTGTGGCCAGTCCCATGGTTCCAGGTGGCATAAGAAATATCCACGAGGTCAAAGTATCAGGGCAGATGGCCAATGCTGCCAACCACCACTCAGACAGACATGGCACTGAGGACTACCTTAACATTGTACACCGACTCAGCAGTGAG GAGGGTGACTCCACCATGAGGAATCCCTCTTTCCCTCTGAGGTCTCCACAGTCCAGCTGCTCCCCAGCAGGCAGTGAAGGAACACCCAAAT CTGGTTCACGCCCCCCACTGATTCTGCAGTCACCACCTCCCTATGCCGCCTCACCAAGGGAGGGAGGACCCGACCAGAAACAGCAGTCCCAGCAAAGGAAGAAAACCCCCGCggtgaaagaggagaaggaCATGTATGACATTGTCAGCTCTCCAAACAAGGACTCTAAGAAACTCACCCTCAAACTGTCCAGGGTCAAGTCAAATGAGTCCGATCCCCCAG GTGAGGCTGTGTCGGGTATGGACCAGAACTCAGAAAACATGGAGGCAGAGCTTGGTTTCCAGCAGGTGCCTGTTCTCCAGCAAACTCTAGCAGCCCGGCTGCAACAACAGCAAGTTTCCCAGCAAGCAGGTGGTGGCAGTGGTCTCCAGCCTCCCAGTTCACCAGTTTACGATGAGGCAGAGCTAGATGCCCTTGCTGAAATTGAGAGGATAGAACGAGAAGCGGCTAGTGAGAAATGCTCTAAAGAAGTACAAGATAAAG acAAGCcactgaagaagagaaaacaggaCTCTTTTCCACTGGAGCCAGGAGCTGGGGGACCAGGTGGACCCACAGGTGCACCAGGGAGTGGAGCAACAGGCGGAGGCAACGCTGGCAAATTGACACCACAAGAGGCCACCGCAGCTGGGAATGGTGCCAGCCGCCCTCCCCTTATGGTGAGCATCGACCTCCAGCAGGCAGGCCGAGCTGATGGCCAGCTCGACCCCTGTCTGGCTGCCCCTATTCCAGCCCTTGAGGCCCAACGCTGGCCTGAAGAACCAGCTAGCGGGCCGGCTACTCTGGAGGGTTCAGACACAGCTTTGCAGTTGAAACCAGATGGACGACCGGAAGTGATCAAGAATAGGGTCGATAAACATGACAGCAGGAGAGAAGGTCGGGAGTCATCGAAGCATCGAAATGACGATAAATCCTCAGACAGACGGGGAGAGATGCCAAAATCATCAAACCGCGGCGAACACGGCcgagacagggacagagaatCTGACAGAGATAGGAGGCACCGGAGTGAGACTGGTGGTCGAGACCGACGCTCCCCTGATTCTCGCTGCCGAAGTGACCGAGATAGATCTGGCTTTCGGGGTTCTTCCATTGGAGATCCTAGTCGGACCAGCAGTAGGCAGGATGGTTCCAAACCAGCATCATCTGCTTCTGGTGCTAAACTTCCAGATTCATTTCCTGCTCACCTCCTGGGAGGGCATAGTGGCGCACTGAAGAACTTCCAGATCCCCAAG aTTAAACGTGATAAGGATAGCAGTGGGTCAAACGAAGGTCAAATGTGGGGCCAGCCCAAGGTTAAACTAGAGAGGCTGGGTTTGGTGAAGGACTTTGAGAAGAGGCCGAAACCTGTCGTGGTTCTGAAAAAGCTCTCCGTTGACCAGATCCAGAGCATCATCCGGCACAGCAAGTCTGGAAAGAACAGGATTTCGTCAGGAAAGTCTGGCAAAAGTAAGACGGAGAAGCTGTTTG GTGGAATGGACCCAGCAGTTCTGAAAGAACTGCCCCCCGAGCTTCTTGCAGAGATTGAGTCAACCATGCCCCTGTGTGAAAGAGTAAAGATGAACAAGAGGAAACGAAGCACTGTAAATGAAAAGCCCAAATATGCTGAGGTCAGCTCGGATGAAGACTTTGATGCTAACGGAGAGT CTGCAAGGAAGCGACAACGTAGACAGAAAGACCAGTCCTGGGAGTTTGAGGAGAGGGAGCGTCGCGGTTCAGGGGAACATCGGAAAAGTGGGCAACGGGAGGGCCGACGAGGCTCTGGAAGTCGCTACAGAGATTCCGAGGAGGAGGATTCGCCACCACCAACCATTAGTGAAG TTGCtagaaaaatgaagatgaaggagaagCAGAAGAAACGGAAAGCATATGAACCCAAGTTGACCCAAGAAGAGTTGATGGATTCATCTACATTCAAGAGGTTCTTGACAAGCATTGACAACATACTGGAGAATCTGGAGGATGTGGATTTTACTACCATGG cagatgatgatgagatACCTCAGGAACTTCTGCTTGGTAAACACCAATTGCATGAACTGGGCAGTGAGTCTGCGAAGATCAAAGCTATGGGCATCTCCAACAGG ATTCCATCAGACAAGCTGGTGAAGCTGCTGAACATACTGGAAAAGAATATCCAGGATGGGTCAAAGCTCTCTACCCTGATGAACTAT GACCATGATGCTGAAGATGAGGAGAAACTCTGGAGAGACCTGATCATGGAGAGAGTCACAAAATCTGCAGACGCCTGTCTTACAGCTCTTAACATCATGACCTCGGGACACATGCCGAAGGCTGTCTATATAGAGGATGTCATAGAGCGGGTCCTACAGTACACCAAGTTCCATCTTCAGAACAGCCTGTATCCACAATACGATCCAGTCTACAGGGTGGATCCACATGGAG GTGGCCTGTTGAGTTCTAAGGCGAAGCGTGCAAAATGTTCCACACATAAGCAGCGTGTGATAGTCATGTTGTACAATAAAGTGTGTGACATTGTCAGCAACATTTCCGAGCTGCTAGAGATCCAACTACTTACAGACACCACCATCCTCCAG GTTTCTTCTATGGGAATTACTCCATTCTTTGTGGAGAATGTCAGTGAGCTGCAGTTGTGTGCCATTAAACTAGTTACAGCA GTTTTTTCTCGTTATGAGAAGCATCGGCAGCTGATCTTGGAGGAGATCTTTACGTCTTTGGCCAGACTGCCCACCAGCAAACGCTCCCTCAGGAATTTCAG GCTGAACAGCTCAGACAAAGATGGAGAGCCCATGTACATCCAAATGGTGACGGCTCTGGTGCTGCAGCTGATTCAGTGTGTGGTACACCTCCCTAGTGATAGGGACATATTTGAAGAGAACGACAGCAAG gttgatCAAGATGTGCTGATAACCAACTCGTATGAGACCGCAATGAGAACAGCACAGAATTTCCTCTCAGTCTTCCTCAAAAA GTGTGGCAGTAAGCAGGGCGAAGAAGATTACCGGCCGTTATTTGAGAACTTCGTCCAGGACCTGCTTTCAACAGTAAACAAACCTGAGTGGCCTGCTGCAGAGCTGCTCCTCAGTCTGCTTGGTCGACTATTG GTTCACCAGTTCAGTAACAAACAGACTGAGATGGCTCTGAGAGTAGCATCTCTTGACTACCTGGGCACAGTGGCTGCCCGTCTGAGGAAAGACGCAGTCACTAGCAAGATGGATCAGAAATCAATTGATCGTATTCTACAACAG TCTCAAGGTAATGATGAGACCCAACAGCTGCAGAAGGCTCTATTGGACTACTTGGAAGACAATGCTGAGACAGATGCCTCTTTGGTG TTTGCCAGAAAGTTCTACATTGCCCAGTGGTTTCGGGACGCCACCACAGAAGCTGAGAAGTCTATGCGGAACCAAAATTCGAAGGATGAGGACTCATCGGATGGACCGCAACATGCCAAGGAGTTGGAGAGCACTGGTGAAATCATGCAGCGTGCTGAGAAGCGCAAGAAGTTCCTGCGCAATATCATCAAGACTATTCCGTCTCATTTCGCTACACTGAA AATGAACTCTGACACTGTGGACTATGAAGACTCCTGTCTGATCGTGCGTTATTTGGCCTCCATGAGGCCGTTCGCCCAGAgctttgatatttatttaacacag attttgCGAGTCCTTGGGGAAAGTGCCATCGCTGTGAGGACTAAAGCCATGAAATGTCTGTCTGAGGTTGTAGCTGTGGACCCCAGTATACTGTCAAGG TCGGACATGCAGCGTGGCGTCCATGGTCGTTTGATGGACAATTCCACCAGTGTGAGAGAGGCCGCTGTTGAGCTGTTAGGCAAATTCGTCCTCAGCAGACCTCAACTCACTGAACAGTACTACGAAATGCTTATAGAGAGGATACTG GACACTGGTATCAGCGTACGAAAACGAGTGATCAAGATCCTCAGAGATATCTGTCTGGAGCAGCCGACCTTCAGTAAGATTACTGAGATGTGTGTGAGGATGATCCGCAGGGTCAATGATGAAGAGGGTATCAAG AAACTGGTGAACGAGACATTCCAGAAGTTGTGGTTTACGCCAACTCCAGCGCATGACAAAGAGACCATGACCAGAAAGATCCTGAACATCACTGATGTG GTTTCAGCGTGTCGAGACACTGGCTACGACTGGTTTGAGCAACTTCTCCAAAAT CTTCTCAAGTCTGAAGAGGATGCATCATACAAACCAGCCAAAAAGGCCTGTGTTCAGCTAGTTGACAATCTGGTAGAGCACATCCTAAAGTACGAGGAGTCGCTTGCAG AGAACAAAGGTGTAAACTCAACACGGCTTGTGGCGTGTATCACTACCTTGTACTTGTTCAGCAAGATCAGGGCCCAGCTAATGGTCAAACATGCCATGACCATGCAGCCTTACCTGACCACAAAGTGCAAC ACTGCCAATGACTTCATGGTCATATGTAATGTGGCAAAGATCTTGGAGCTTGTGGTACCACTGATGGAGCACCCCAGTGAAACGTTCCTGGCCACCATTGAAGAAGACCTCATGAAGCTCATCATCAAATATGGCATGACT GTGGTCCAGCACTGTGTGAGCTGTCTTGGAGCTGTTGTCAACAAAGTGACACACAACTACAAGTTTGTCTGGGCTTGCTTCAACAGATTCTATG GTGCACTTAACAAGCTCAAGGTTCAGCATCAGGAGGATCCTAACAGTGCAACATTGGTAGCAAACAAGCCTTTCCTGCTGCGATCGCTCTTCACTGTGGGTGCACTGGCCCGACACTTTGATTTTGATCTGGAAGAGTTTAAGGGCCCCAACAAG GTTGTTATCAAGGAAAAAGTTCTCGAGCTTCTGGTGTACTTCACCAAACATGAAGATGAGGAGGTCAAGACCAAAGCCATCATTGGCTTAG GCTTCCTTGTGATCATGCATCCCAGCCAGATGTTCATGCCTGAGGTGAAGTCCTTGTACAATGGCATCCTGGCTGACAGCTCCTCTTCCATCAACCTCAAAATCCAGATCCTCAAAAACCTCCAGACATACCTTCAGGAGGAAGACACGCGGATGCAGGAAGCGGACAGAGAAT GGAAGAAACTGTCCAAAAAGGAGGATCTGAAGGAGATGGGAGACATTTCTTCAGGGATGAGCAGCTCTATAATGCAGCTCTATCTAAAACAGGTTCTGGAGGCGTTCTTCCACACCCAGTCCAGTGTACGGCACTTTGCTCTGAATGTCATCGCTCTGACACTCAACCAGGGTCTCATCCATCCTGTACAG TGTGTACCCTACCTCATTGCAATGGGAACAGATCCAGAGCCCAGTATGAGGAACAAGGCTGACCAGCAGCTGGTGGAGATTGACAAGAAGTACACAGGATTCATCCAT ATGAAGGCAGTTGCTGGGATGAAGATGTCCTATAATCTGCAGCAGGCCATTGCTTCATCTCGCAGGAGCATCATAAGAGGCTTCAGACAGGATGAGACCCACTCAGCACTCTGCTCGCACCTCTTCGCCATGATCCGGGGGAACCGGCAGCATCGCAGGGCCTTCCTTATCTCACTGCTGAACCTCTTTGATGACAGTTCT AAGACGGAAGTGAACATGCTGCTGTTTGTAGCAGACAACCTCGCCTGTTTCCCGTTCCAGAGCCAGGAGGAGCCTCTCTTCATCATGCACCACATAGACATCACCCTGTCTGTTTCTGGGAGCAACCTGTTGCAAACCTTTAGAGAG CTTTTGTTAAAGGAGCCAAGGCGAAAGGAGAAGAAGGTAAAGAAGGTATGGCGGAACACATCAGATGGGGAGGGTGAAGAGGAAAAGATGAACTGTGACTCTCCCAGAAGCAACGACGAAGAAAACGGCAAcactgatgataatgatgaagtGGTACGGCGGCCTAAAAAGGCTAGAAAACCTGTTGCAGACTCAGAAACCTCGGATTCAGGGTCTGATCTGGAGGATTTGGATGTGGACGATGCGGAAAAAGTAATGAGGCTCCTCCCAGACAATCCTGTTGGTCTCTTGGACTTTGCTAATGCTGTTCAGGGCATCCTGTTGTTGCTGGTGCTCAAGCAGCACCTGAAGAACCAGTATGGTTTCTCTGACAG TAAAATTCAGAAGTACTCACCAACAGAGTCAGCCAAGGTGTATGATAAAGCAGTGAACCGGAAAAGCACCGTTCACTTTCATCCACGACAAACCATCGACTTTATCTCCAACAACATGGCTCATGCGTCATTGACAGAAGATGTCAAGAAGCGGATAGTCAAACAGTACCTAGAC TTCAAGGTTCTAATGGAACATCTGGACCCagatgaagaggatgaggagggagaaGCCTCTGCCAGCGCTAACATCAGAAATAAAGCCATAAACGCCCTCCTGGGAGGCCCCGGGCCCATGTCGGGACCCAGTCCACGCAATCAGGCAGGACCAGAGACAGATGATGATTACAGCGATGGCGATGAAAGGACTCCAGGG TCCTCTCGAAGGTCAAGGCGAGCGGACCCCGGCCATATGAGTGAAATGGTGGATTCAATGGATGTGATTGCTCTTTGTTGCCCCAAATACAAGGACCGGCCACAAATAGCTCGAGTCATCAACAAGACTTCCAGTGGTTATAGCATCCACTGGATGGCTGGCTCCTACTCGGGGCCGTGGGCAGAAGCCAAGAAACGGGATGGCCGCAAACTGGTGCCTTGGGTGGACACTATAAAGGAGTCGGACATCATTTACAAGAAGATTGCCTTGACCAGCAACCACAAACTGAGCAACAAAGTAGTACAGACTTTACGCTCACTGTACGCAGCGCGGGAAGGAGGGGCTAGCTAA